The nucleotide sequence GTTGCCGATCTGGCGGGCGGTGACGTCGGCTGGCCCGCCGGCGCCGAATGGAACAATCACCTTCACCGGCCGGGAGGGGTAATCCTGCGCCTGCGCACCGGTGAGCGATATTGCGAGCAGAGTTGCAGCCAGAGCCAATACAATTCGTGGGCCCGTCATTTCTCCATCCCCTGACTCTTTTTGTTCCTTTCGGCAAGTTTAGCTGCAATGCGAACGGGCTGTCGACGAAAGACTGGCTGCGCGCGTTTGAAATAAAAGATAGGCTCGGGTGTAGCGGTCCGAGCAGGGACGAGCCCGAACAGAAGGCTCAACAAACGGCAATTGGGAGCGCCAATGAAAAACTCGATCTCGCGACGCAATGTGCTCCAGGGCGCCGCCGCCGTTTTCGCAGGCGCAGCATTTTCCACGCGCGTCATGGCCGCTGCGCCGTCGCCGGAGGCCGTGACGCCGGCGCTGATCGACGCGGCGAAGAAGGAAGGCAAGGTCATCTATTACACCTCGACCGATTTGCCGGTCGCGGAGAAGCTGGCCAAGGCGTTCGAGGCGAAATATCCGGGCATCGCGGTGCGCGTCGAGCGCACCGGTGCCGAGCGCGTATTCCAGCGCATCGGCCAGGAATATTCCAGCAATATCCACGCCGTCGACGTGGTGAACTCGTCCGACGCCGCGCATTTCATCGTCTGGAAGCGCGACGGCATTCTGGCGCCTTACGTACCGGAAGAGGTGGCAAAATTCTATCCGGCCGAGCACAAGGACCCGGACGGCCAGTTTGCGAGTTTTCGCGTCTGGCTCAGCATCATCGCCTACAACACCAATCTGGTGAAGGCGGAGGACGCGCCGAAGAGTTTTGCCGATTTGCTCGATCCCAAATGGAAGGGCAAGATCGTCAAAGCGCATCCGGGTTACAGCGGCACCATCATGACCGCGACCTACCAGATGCAGCGCGATCTCGGCTGGAGCTTCTTCGAGCAGCTTGCCAAGCAGAACATCATGCAGGTGCAGTCATCGGCTGATCCGCCGAAGAAGCTCGATCTCGGCGAGCGCGCGGTGATGGCCGACGGCAACGAATACAACATCTTCCAGATGAAGGAGGCGGGGCGTCCGGTCGAACCGGTTTATGCCGCAGAAGGGTCGCCGCTGATCATCGGGCCGAACGGCGTCTTCAAGGATGCACCGAATCCGAACGCCGCAAGGTTGTTCCAGTCGTTCAGTCTCAGTCGCGAGGCCCAGCAACTCATCATCGATGTCGGCGGCCTCCGCTCGGTGCATTCGCAAACCGTCGAAAAGGCGGGACGCAAGTCGCTGAAGGACATCAAGACCATGAAGGACGACGCCGCGGCGGTAGAGAAGGAGAGCGAATCGATCAAGGCGCGCTACACAAAAATCTTCCGCATTTGACCGATATGGCCTCCGGACTGCCCAGGATTTCGGTCGCCGAAACGCTTGCCGAAAAGATCGTCGCACTGCGATCCGGCGCATTGCCGGCTGCCACCGCGCGCAAATGCGAGGACCTGCTGATCGACGTGATCGGACTATGCGTCACCGCGCGCAACGAGGCCTACGTCAGAAGCGCGCTCGGGGGTTGCGACGATGACGGCCTGTGTACCGCGATTGGGCATAAGCGTGCGCTGAACGCGGCAGGAGCCGCCTTCGTCAACGGCACCGCCGCGCATGGCGAGGATTTCGACGACACGTTTGAGGGCGGCCCGGTTCATGCAGGCGCCGTGATCGTGCCGGCTGTGCTCGCTGCCTGCGAGCGGCATAACCCTGACGGCCGAATGGCGCTGGTCGGGATCGCCGTCGGCACCGAAGTGCTCTGCCGGCTGAGTCTCGTGGTGCCAAAGGCCGTCCACAAAGCCGGCTTCCATCCGACAGCGATCTTCGGCGCTATGGCCGCGGCCGCCGGTGTCGGTACAGCGCTTGGTCTCAATGCCAGGCAGATCGTTGATGCGCTCGGCATCGCCGGCAGCATGGCCGGCGGCATTATCGAATATCTCGCCGAAGGCGCCTGGACCAAACGGCTGCATGCCGGATGGGCGGCGCAGTCCGGTATCCGCGCCGCGCTGCTGGCGCGGGCAGGGTTCGTCGGCCCGCGCACGGTTTTCGAAGGCGTGCACGGATTGTTCCATGGCTTTGCACACACCACGGAGGGGGATTACGGCGCGTTGACCAGCGATTTCGGCACCCGCTGGGTAACGGACACGCTGGCGTTCAAGCCTTATCCATGCGGGACGATGGCGCAGCCCTATATCGACTGCGCGCGCCGGCTGGCCGCGCGTGGCATCAAACCCGAGGATGTCACCGAGATCGTCTGCGAGGTGGCGGAGGGAACGGTGCACCGGCTGTGGGAGCCGCTCGCCGACAAGCAGCGTCCGCGCAACGGCTATGCCGCGAAATTCGCCGTGCCTTATCTGCTGGCCACCGGATTCGTGCATGGCGGGGTCGGGCTCGGCGCGTTCACGGAAGGCGCGATCAGCGATCCGCGTGTGCTGGCGCTTGCAGCCAAGGTGAAGTTCGTGATTGACCCGGATAATCCCTATCCGAACAATTATACTGGCCATATCCGCGCCGTGCTCAGGGACGGCAGCGTAGTTGAGGAGCGTCAACCGTACTTGCGCGGCGGCGCACAGGAGCCACTGACGCGGCAGGATGTGATCGACAAGTTTTTGCTCAGCGCGGAGCATGGCGGTTGGAGCGCCGTGCAAAGCGACGCGGCGCTGAAATTGATGGCGGGGCTGTACAATGGCTGCATCGATCTTTCCTCGTTACGCGGGTAGCGGCTCATGACCAAGGAACTCGCCGGCAAGGTCGCTGTCGTCACCGGCGCAGGCCGCAATATCGGCCGCGCGATCGCGCTGACCCTGGCGGAGGGCGGCGCGTCCATCGTGGTCAATGCGCGCAGCAACCGCGCCGACGCGGAAGCTGTTGCACGCGAGATCGAAGCCGCAGGTGGCAAGGCGCTGGTTCAGATCGGCGACGTCGCCGACGCCATGGCGGTGCAGGCCATGGCGGATGCTGCCGTGAAGCAATTCGGCCGTATCGATATCCTGGTCAACAACGCGGCGCTGCGCCGCGAAAAGCCTTTTGCCGAGATGGACTACGCGGCGTGGCGCGAAATCCTCGATGTGACCCTCGATGGAACGTTTCATTGCGTGAAGGCCTGTCTGCCGGCGCTACGCAAGTCAGGTGCGGGAACCATCGTCAATATCGGCGGCCTCAGTGCGCATACGGGCGCGAAGAATCGCGCGCATGTGGTGACGGCGAAGGCGGGCATCATTGGCCTGACGCGGGCGCTGGCCCACGATCTTGCCGATGACGGCATCACCGTGAACTGCGTGGTGCCCGGGCTGATCGGCACGCCACGTCCCAAGGACAGACCGGAGCCGGCGCACCATTTGATCCATCAGACCATCACCGGCAATCGGGGCATGCCGGAAGACGTCGCCGCAACCGTGCGTTTCCTGTCCGGGCCCGCCGCGCGCTACATCAACGGCCAAGCCATCCACGCCAATGGCGGCGCCTATTTAGGCGCCTGATGCATGGCTAAAGGCCGTTTTTGCAGGTGCACCGCCGGACAAACCCTCTCGGCGACCGCGGCGTTTGATGTTACCTAGAAACGCATGAACCAGCATGCCAAGGTCGATATCCGCCACTCCACCTGTCCGCACGATTGTCCGTCGGCCTGCGCGCTCGACATCGAGGTAATCGACGGTCGTTCGATCGGCCGGGTCCGCGGCTCCAAGCTGCAGACCTACACGGCGGGCGTCGTCTGCGCCAAGGTCGCGCGCTACGCCGAGCGCATTCATCACCCGGATCGGCTGCTCCATCCGATGCGCCGCACCGGGCCAAAGGGTTCGGGCCAGTTCGCGCGGATTTCCTGGAATGAGGCGCTCGATGAAATCGCCGCGCGCTTCGATCAGGCCGAGCGCGAATTCGGCGCCGAATCCGTCTGGCCGTATTACTATGCCGGCACGATGGGGCTCGTCATGCGCGACGGCATTAATCGCCTTTCGCATGTGAAGAAATATTCGCGCTTCTATTCGACCATCTGCGCCAACATCGCGCGCGTCGGATTTGCCATCGGCACCGGCAAGATCGCCGGCGTCGATCCGCGCGAGATGGGGGCATCCGATCTCGTCGTGATCTGGGGCACCAATCCGGTGAACACCCAGGTCAACGTGATGACGCATGCCTCGCGCGCCCGCAAGGAGCGCGGCGCGAAGATCGCGGCGATCGACGTCTACAATAACGACACCATGAAGCAGGCAGATATCAAGATCCTGCTCCGTCCCGGCACCGACGGCGCCTTCGCTTGCGGCGTCATGCATGTGCTGTTTCGCGAGGGTTACGCGGACCGCGCCTATATGGATCGCTACACCGATTGTCCCGGCGAGTTGGAAGCGCATCTGGCAACACGTACGCCGGAATGGGCCTCGAAAATCTCGGGCGTGCCGGTCGACGAGATCGAGGCATTTGCGCGCCTCGTCGGCCAAACCAAACGTTCCTTCTTCCGGCTCGGCTACGGCTTTACCCGCAGCCGCAACGGTGCGGCGCAGATGCACGCGGCGCTTTGTATCCCGGCCGTGACGGGCGCCTGGCAATATGAAGGCGGCGGCGCATTCTTCAACAATGCCGGCATCTGGAAGTTCAACGAATCCATCATCGAGGGCCACGATGCGATCGACCGAACCACACGCTGGCTCGACCAGTCCAAAATCGGCCGCATCCTGACCGGCGATACCGAGGCCCTGAAGGGCGGCGGTCCCGTCAAGGCGATGCTGATCCAGAACACCAATCCGGTGACGGTCGCGCCCGAGCAGGCGCTGGTGCGTCAGGGCTTCGCGCGCGAGGATCTGTTCGTCGCGGTACATGAGCAGTTCATGACCGAGACGGCGGCCATGGCCGACATCGTACTTCCGGCCACGATGTTCATGGAGCATGACGATCTCTATTACGGCGGCGGGCACCAGCATATTTCGGTGGGCGCGAAGCTGATCGATCCGCCCGGCGAGTGCCGTTCCAATCACGAGGTGCTGCAAGGCCTCGGCCGCCGCCTCAACGCCGTGCATCCCGGATTTGAGATGACGCCGCGCGAGTTGATCGATGCGACCCTGAAGCAGAGCGGCCACGGCGATATCGAGACGCTGGAAGCCGATCTGTGGCGCGATATCCAGCCGGATTTTCGCACCTCCCATTATCTCGACGGCTTCGCGCACGCCGACAAGAAATTTCACTTCAAGGCCGACTGGGCGAATCCGCCGTGGGGCAATCCGGGCCTTGGTCCGTGGGCCGAGATGCCCTCGCTGCCCGATCACTGGACGATCATCGAGGAGGCGGATGAGAAGCATCCGTACCGC is from Bradyrhizobium sp. AZCC 2176 and encodes:
- a CDS encoding ABC transporter substrate-binding protein, coding for MKNSISRRNVLQGAAAVFAGAAFSTRVMAAAPSPEAVTPALIDAAKKEGKVIYYTSTDLPVAEKLAKAFEAKYPGIAVRVERTGAERVFQRIGQEYSSNIHAVDVVNSSDAAHFIVWKRDGILAPYVPEEVAKFYPAEHKDPDGQFASFRVWLSIIAYNTNLVKAEDAPKSFADLLDPKWKGKIVKAHPGYSGTIMTATYQMQRDLGWSFFEQLAKQNIMQVQSSADPPKKLDLGERAVMADGNEYNIFQMKEAGRPVEPVYAAEGSPLIIGPNGVFKDAPNPNAARLFQSFSLSREAQQLIIDVGGLRSVHSQTVEKAGRKSLKDIKTMKDDAAAVEKESESIKARYTKIFRI
- a CDS encoding MmgE/PrpD family protein, whose protein sequence is MASGLPRISVAETLAEKIVALRSGALPAATARKCEDLLIDVIGLCVTARNEAYVRSALGGCDDDGLCTAIGHKRALNAAGAAFVNGTAAHGEDFDDTFEGGPVHAGAVIVPAVLAACERHNPDGRMALVGIAVGTEVLCRLSLVVPKAVHKAGFHPTAIFGAMAAAAGVGTALGLNARQIVDALGIAGSMAGGIIEYLAEGAWTKRLHAGWAAQSGIRAALLARAGFVGPRTVFEGVHGLFHGFAHTTEGDYGALTSDFGTRWVTDTLAFKPYPCGTMAQPYIDCARRLAARGIKPEDVTEIVCEVAEGTVHRLWEPLADKQRPRNGYAAKFAVPYLLATGFVHGGVGLGAFTEGAISDPRVLALAAKVKFVIDPDNPYPNNYTGHIRAVLRDGSVVEERQPYLRGGAQEPLTRQDVIDKFLLSAEHGGWSAVQSDAALKLMAGLYNGCIDLSSLRG
- a CDS encoding 3-oxoacyl-ACP reductase family protein, with translation MTKELAGKVAVVTGAGRNIGRAIALTLAEGGASIVVNARSNRADAEAVAREIEAAGGKALVQIGDVADAMAVQAMADAAVKQFGRIDILVNNAALRREKPFAEMDYAAWREILDVTLDGTFHCVKACLPALRKSGAGTIVNIGGLSAHTGAKNRAHVVTAKAGIIGLTRALAHDLADDGITVNCVVPGLIGTPRPKDRPEPAHHLIHQTITGNRGMPEDVAATVRFLSGPAARYINGQAIHANGGAYLGA
- a CDS encoding molybdopterin-dependent oxidoreductase; amino-acid sequence: MNQHAKVDIRHSTCPHDCPSACALDIEVIDGRSIGRVRGSKLQTYTAGVVCAKVARYAERIHHPDRLLHPMRRTGPKGSGQFARISWNEALDEIAARFDQAEREFGAESVWPYYYAGTMGLVMRDGINRLSHVKKYSRFYSTICANIARVGFAIGTGKIAGVDPREMGASDLVVIWGTNPVNTQVNVMTHASRARKERGAKIAAIDVYNNDTMKQADIKILLRPGTDGAFACGVMHVLFREGYADRAYMDRYTDCPGELEAHLATRTPEWASKISGVPVDEIEAFARLVGQTKRSFFRLGYGFTRSRNGAAQMHAALCIPAVTGAWQYEGGGAFFNNAGIWKFNESIIEGHDAIDRTTRWLDQSKIGRILTGDTEALKGGGPVKAMLIQNTNPVTVAPEQALVRQGFAREDLFVAVHEQFMTETAAMADIVLPATMFMEHDDLYYGGGHQHISVGAKLIDPPGECRSNHEVLQGLGRRLNAVHPGFEMTPRELIDATLKQSGHGDIETLEADLWRDIQPDFRTSHYLDGFAHADKKFHFKADWANPPWGNPGLGPWAEMPSLPDHWTIIEEADEKHPYRLATSPSRSYLNTSFNETPGSQAREGMPSVMMHPEDAAGLSIADGDAVTLGNTRGETTLTVKLFDGVRRGVLIAESIHPNKAHIGGRGINMLTGAETVAPVGGAAFHDNKVWVKKAAPAG